The Corticium candelabrum chromosome 18, ooCorCand1.1, whole genome shotgun sequence genome includes a region encoding these proteins:
- the LOC134194075 gene encoding neurogenic locus notch homolog protein 2-like isoform X2, whose translation MVLSSLLNLILFSVCGVVMSRTFVPEPEFTRLPAICRPVDTNESSVVCGIFARTMTYHCCGGDVKRVSDLCYNMTKTEDVLVDVPLRCENGGTKIQCSRQVASGDQLDDGESETMDEPVSEKCACPPNFTGRCCEKRKEIPTCPSNSRDVPLMVPNPFSNGCTDDQDCQGNKTCCISYHGFPVCMDPKPEDPCKGVDCGPKRACKPSEIGHHFVSPYIRSVAFECAPLERPGMCPPFYDDIAGRCIGYPNPCRDDSRCSVGEKCCRSFCTDECTKSLPEVADPCAAGICGKGYDCDVEKGEVICKIRWFDS comes from the exons ATGGTTCTCTCTAGTCTCCTCAATCTGATACTTTTCTCCGTGTGTGGAGTCGTGATGTCTCGAACTTTTGTACCAGAGCCAGAGTTCACTAGACTACCAGCAATATGTCGTCCGGTTGACACAAATGAATCCAGCGTTGTGTGCGGGATCTTTGCGCGCACGATGACGTATCACTGTTGCGGTGGAGACGTAAAGAGAGTATCGGATTTATGCTACAATATGACAAAGACGGAAGATGTACTGGTGGATGTTCCACTGCGTTGTGAGAACGGTGGAACAAAAATTCAATGTTCACGGCAG GTTGCGAGCGGTGATCAGCTTGACGACGGTGAGTCAGAAACAATGGATGAGCCTGTGTCGGAAAAGTGCGCATGCCCACCCAATTTTACTGGACGCTGTTGTGAAAAACG AAAAGAAATACCGACCTGTCCTTCCAATTCAAGAGATGTTCCACTAATGGTGCCGAATCCCTTTTCAAATGGCTGTACTGATGACCAAGACTGTCAGGGAAACAAAACATGTTGTATAAGTTATCACGGTTTTCCTGTGTGTATGGACCCTAAACCGGAAG ATCCTTGTAAGGGTGTAGACTGCGGACCGAAACGTGCATGCAAGCCTTCTGAAATCGGTCATCATTTCGTCTCACCGTATATACGCAGTGTTGCATTTGAATGTGCTCCTTTAG AGAGACCTGGTATGTGTCCCCCATTCTACGACGATATTGCAGGGAGGTGCATTGGTTATCCAAACCCTTGTCGCGACGATTCGCGGTGCAGTGTTGGCGAAAAGTGCTGCAGGTCATTTTGCACCGACGAATGTACTAAATCTTTGCCTGAAG TGGCCGATCCGTGTGCTGCTGGAATATGCGGAAAAGGCTACGACTGTGATGTAGAAAAGGGTGAAGTCATTTGCAAGATACGTTGGTTCGAttcttga
- the LOC134194075 gene encoding protein eyes shut homolog isoform X1 produces the protein MVLSSLLNLILFSVCGVVMSRTFVPEPEFTRLPAICRPVDTNESSVVCGIFARTMTYHCCGGDVKRVSDLCYNMTKTEDVLVDVPLRCENGGTKIQCSRQVASGDQLDDGESETMDEPVSEKCACPPNFTGRCCEKRFSLLRLRLLYYLSHNFFRKEIPTCPSNSRDVPLMVPNPFSNGCTDDQDCQGNKTCCISYHGFPVCMDPKPEDPCKGVDCGPKRACKPSEIGHHFVSPYIRSVAFECAPLERPGMCPPFYDDIAGRCIGYPNPCRDDSRCSVGEKCCRSFCTDECTKSLPEVADPCAAGICGKGYDCDVEKGEVICKIRWFDS, from the exons ATGGTTCTCTCTAGTCTCCTCAATCTGATACTTTTCTCCGTGTGTGGAGTCGTGATGTCTCGAACTTTTGTACCAGAGCCAGAGTTCACTAGACTACCAGCAATATGTCGTCCGGTTGACACAAATGAATCCAGCGTTGTGTGCGGGATCTTTGCGCGCACGATGACGTATCACTGTTGCGGTGGAGACGTAAAGAGAGTATCGGATTTATGCTACAATATGACAAAGACGGAAGATGTACTGGTGGATGTTCCACTGCGTTGTGAGAACGGTGGAACAAAAATTCAATGTTCACGGCAG GTTGCGAGCGGTGATCAGCTTGACGACGGTGAGTCAGAAACAATGGATGAGCCTGTGTCGGAAAAGTGCGCATGCCCACCCAATTTTACTGGACGCTGTTGTGAAAAACGGTTTAGCTTACTACGTCTACGTTTGTTATACTATCTAAGTCACAATTTCTTTAGAAAAGAAATACCGACCTGTCCTTCCAATTCAAGAGATGTTCCACTAATGGTGCCGAATCCCTTTTCAAATGGCTGTACTGATGACCAAGACTGTCAGGGAAACAAAACATGTTGTATAAGTTATCACGGTTTTCCTGTGTGTATGGACCCTAAACCGGAAG ATCCTTGTAAGGGTGTAGACTGCGGACCGAAACGTGCATGCAAGCCTTCTGAAATCGGTCATCATTTCGTCTCACCGTATATACGCAGTGTTGCATTTGAATGTGCTCCTTTAG AGAGACCTGGTATGTGTCCCCCATTCTACGACGATATTGCAGGGAGGTGCATTGGTTATCCAAACCCTTGTCGCGACGATTCGCGGTGCAGTGTTGGCGAAAAGTGCTGCAGGTCATTTTGCACCGACGAATGTACTAAATCTTTGCCTGAAG TGGCCGATCCGTGTGCTGCTGGAATATGCGGAAAAGGCTACGACTGTGATGTAGAAAAGGGTGAAGTCATTTGCAAGATACGTTGGTTCGAttcttga
- the LOC134194215 gene encoding neurogenic locus notch homolog protein 1-like, giving the protein MVRSGLLNLILFSVCGVVMARTFVPEPVFNVPPTICHKVDTSESSAVCGIIARTVTYHCCGGDVKRVSDLCYNMTKTEDVLVDVPLCCENGGTKIQSLQQVASGDQLDDGESEAIDELVQEECACPPEFTGRCCQKRKEIPDCPYNPREPPVHLWNPFSDGCTDDQDCQGNKTCCRNYFDNFPVCIDPEPEDPCKGVDCGPKRACKPSEIGHHFVSPYLHSVAFECGPLERPGMCPPLYDNIAAICSNDPNPCRNDSRCNVGEKCCSSYCFPACTKSLPEVADPCAAGICGKGYDCDVEKGGVICKIRWSDFLSDQ; this is encoded by the exons ATGGTTCGCTCTGGTCTCCTCAATCTGATACTTTTCTCCGTGTGTGGAGTCGTAATGGCTCGAACTTTTGTACCAGAGCCAGTGTTCAATGTACCACCGACAATATGTCATAAGGTTGACACAAGTGAATCCAGCGCTGTGTGCGGTATCATTGCCCGCACGGTGACGTATCACTGTTGCGGTGGAGACGTAAAGAGAGTATCGGATTTATGCTACAATATGACAAAGACGGAAGATGTACTGGTGGATGTTCCGCTATGCTGTGAGAACGGTGGAACAAAAATTCAATCTCTACAGCAG GTTGCGAGCGGTGATCAGCTGGACGACGGTGAGTCAGAGGCAATAGATGAACTTGTGCAAGAAGAGTGCGCATGCCCACCAGAATTCACTGGACGCTGTTGTCAAAAACG AAAAGAAATACCGGACTGTCCTTACAATCCACGGGAACCTCCAGTACACTTATGGAATCCTTTTTCAGACGGCTGTACTGATGACCAAGACTGTCAGGGAAACAAAACATGTTGTAGAAACTATTTCGATAATTTTCCTGTGTGTATAGATCCGGAACCGGAAG ATCCTTGTAAGGGGGTAGACTGTGGACCGAAACGCGCATGCAAGCCTTCTGAAATCGGTCACCATTTCGTCTCACCGTATCTACACAGTGTTGCATTTGAATGTGGTCCTTTAG AGAGACCGGGTATGTGTCCCCCATTGTACGACAATATTGCAGCGATTTGCAGTAATGATCCAAACCCTTGTCGCAACGATTCGCGGTGTAATGTTGGCGAAAAGTGTTGCAGTTCATATTGCTTTCCCGCGTGTACTAAATCTTTGCCTGAAG TGGCCGATCCGTGTGCTGCTGGAATATGCGGAAAAGGCTACGACTGTGATGTAGAAAAGGGTGGAGTCATTTGCAAGATACGTTGGTCCGATTTCTTGTCAGACCAATGA
- the LOC134194298 gene encoding neurogenic locus notch homolog protein 1-like, whose translation MTKTEDVLVDVPLRCENGGTKIQSPQQVASGDQLDDGESETIDELVQEECACPPEFTGRCCQKRKEIPDCPYNPREPRVHLWNPFSDGCTDDQDCQGNKTCCRNYFDNFPVCIDPEPKDPCKGVECGPKRACKPSEIGHHFVSPYLHSVAFECGPLERPGMCPPLYDDIAAICSNDPNPCRNDSRCNVGEKCCSSYCYPACTKSLPEVADPCAAGICRKGYDCDVEKGGVICKAPPFDYWLVN comes from the exons ATGACAAAGACGGAAGATGTACTGGTGGATGTTCCACTACGCTGTGAAAACGGTGGAACAAAAATTCAATCTCCACAGCAG GTTGCGAGCGGTGATCAGCTAGACGACGGTGAGTCAGAGACAATAGATGAACTTGTGCAAGAAGAGTGCGCATGCCCACCAGAATTCACTGGACGCTGTTGTCAAAAACG AAAAGAAATACCGGACTGTCCTTACAATCCACGGGAACCTCGAGTACATTTATGGAATCCTTTTTCAGACGGCTGTACTGATGACCAAGACTGTCAGGGAAACAAAACATGTTGTAGAAACTATTTCGATAATTTTCCTGTGTGTATAGATCCGGAACCGAAAG ATCCTTGTAAGGGGGTAGAATGCGGACCGAAACGCGCATGCAAGCCTTCTGAAATCGGTCACCATTTCGTCTCACCGTATCTACACAGTGTTGCATTTGAATGTGGTCCTTTAG AGAGACCGGGTATGTGTCCCCCATTGTACGACGATATTGCAGCGATTTGCAGTAATGATCCAAACCCTTGCCGCAACGATTCGCGGTGCAATGTTGGCGAAAAGTGTTGCAGTTCATATTGCTATCCCGCGTGTACTAAATCTTTGCCTGAAG TGGCCGATCCGTGTGCTGCTGGAATATGCAGAAAAGGCTACGACTGTGATGTAGAAAAGGGTGGAGTCATTTGCAAGGCACCTCCGTTCGATTACTGGCTGGTCAACTAG